In Chryseobacterium lactis, a single genomic region encodes these proteins:
- the pheT gene encoding phenylalanine--tRNA ligase subunit beta, protein MKISNNWLKDFVKTELKTERIGEFLTDIGLEVEGIDKFESVKGSLEGIVVGKVLTCEKHPNADKLKKTTVDVGNGKVLNIVCGAPNVEAGQTVPVAVVGTKIYDKTGGFFEIKEAKIRSEVSQGMICAEDELGLSEDHGGIMVLDETKYEVGKNFADYFELTNDEVFEIGLTPNRTDAMSHYGVARDLHAYLSTNQLKSQFNKVASEALNSEGSHDFKLEIEDAELCPRYIGAVIEGVKVAESPSWLKDRLKAIGLSPINNVVDITNYILHGYGQPLHAFDADKIADKKVKVGVVKAGTKFTTLDGVERTLNGSEIMIKDGKDNPMCIAGVFGGQNSGVSETTKTVFLESAYFNPIAVRKGAKAHGLNTDASFRFERGVDPNLTRTAITHAIKLIQEITEGKLVGELLEEYPKKIEDNYVILRFSKIEQILGTKIHREKVKEILKALEIQVLNEIPNGFEISVPAYRADVTREIDVIEEILRIYGYNKIDAPQKISFTPVKLSANDQDELENTWARNLQSLGFNEVMNNSLTSVKDETDAVKLLNPLSNDLAFMRKSLLEGLLQNTVYNINRKNQDIKFFEFGKIYHKRDKYEERKQLAILISGRDVAENWLQPKSAVSFYNLKAYVKVLLERLAINYKEVALSDERFSDALVYEADGKALVRIGKVAPALLKDFDIDQDCFYAEIELEFAQELRAKNELKFKDIPKFNKIRRDLALLIDKNVNYEDLYQIAKKNKSPFIKSINLFDVYEGKNLPEGKKSYAMSFELLNEEKTLEEKEITEVMDSLIKSFQKEFNAELRS, encoded by the coding sequence ATGAAAATATCAAACAACTGGCTGAAGGACTTTGTAAAAACGGAATTGAAAACTGAAAGAATCGGTGAGTTTCTTACAGATATAGGTCTTGAAGTTGAAGGGATAGATAAATTTGAAAGTGTAAAAGGTAGTCTGGAAGGAATAGTTGTAGGTAAAGTATTAACCTGTGAGAAACATCCGAATGCCGATAAACTGAAGAAGACCACTGTAGATGTAGGAAACGGAAAAGTGTTGAATATCGTCTGCGGAGCTCCTAATGTGGAAGCAGGACAAACAGTGCCTGTAGCAGTTGTCGGAACTAAAATCTATGATAAAACCGGAGGCTTTTTTGAAATTAAAGAAGCAAAGATCAGAAGCGAGGTTTCTCAGGGAATGATCTGTGCAGAAGATGAGCTGGGCCTTAGCGAAGATCACGGTGGAATCATGGTGCTGGATGAAACGAAATATGAAGTAGGAAAAAACTTTGCCGATTATTTTGAATTAACAAATGATGAGGTTTTTGAAATTGGTTTAACGCCAAACAGAACAGACGCTATGTCTCATTATGGGGTTGCAAGAGATCTTCATGCTTACCTTTCTACCAACCAGTTGAAATCTCAGTTTAATAAAGTAGCATCCGAAGCTTTAAATAGTGAAGGTTCACATGATTTCAAACTTGAAATTGAAGATGCAGAGCTTTGTCCAAGATATATCGGAGCGGTAATTGAAGGGGTAAAAGTTGCAGAATCTCCATCCTGGTTGAAAGACCGTTTGAAAGCAATCGGACTAAGCCCTATCAATAATGTTGTAGATATTACCAACTATATTCTTCACGGGTACGGACAGCCTCTTCACGCATTTGATGCAGATAAAATTGCAGACAAAAAGGTGAAAGTTGGCGTTGTAAAAGCGGGAACAAAATTCACAACTTTGGACGGAGTAGAAAGAACATTGAACGGTTCAGAAATCATGATCAAAGATGGAAAAGATAACCCGATGTGTATTGCAGGAGTTTTTGGTGGACAAAATTCAGGGGTATCTGAAACAACAAAAACAGTATTCCTGGAAAGCGCTTATTTCAATCCGATTGCAGTAAGAAAAGGTGCTAAAGCACACGGCTTAAATACAGATGCTTCTTTCAGATTTGAAAGAGGTGTAGATCCTAATCTTACAAGAACAGCCATTACTCATGCTATTAAACTGATTCAGGAAATCACTGAAGGAAAGCTGGTAGGAGAGTTGTTGGAAGAATATCCTAAGAAAATTGAAGATAACTATGTGATCCTGAGATTTTCTAAAATAGAACAGATTTTAGGAACAAAAATTCACAGAGAAAAAGTAAAAGAAATATTAAAAGCTTTGGAAATTCAGGTTTTAAATGAAATTCCTAATGGTTTTGAAATCTCTGTACCTGCTTACAGAGCAGATGTAACAAGAGAAATCGACGTTATTGAAGAGATTCTTAGAATCTACGGATACAACAAAATAGATGCTCCACAAAAGATTTCGTTTACTCCTGTAAAACTGAGTGCAAACGATCAGGATGAGCTGGAAAATACATGGGCGAGAAATTTACAAAGTCTTGGATTCAACGAAGTAATGAACAACTCATTGACTTCTGTAAAAGATGAAACAGATGCTGTAAAATTATTGAATCCGTTAAGTAATGACCTTGCATTCATGAGAAAGTCTTTATTGGAAGGGCTTCTTCAGAATACAGTTTATAATATCAACAGAAAGAATCAGGATATTAAGTTCTTCGAATTCGGAAAAATTTATCACAAGAGAGATAAATATGAAGAAAGAAAGCAATTAGCCATTCTTATTTCCGGGAGAGATGTTGCTGAAAACTGGTTGCAGCCAAAATCTGCTGTAAGTTTTTATAACCTTAAAGCTTATGTAAAAGTTTTATTGGAAAGACTGGCTATCAATTATAAAGAGGTTGCTTTATCTGACGAAAGATTCTCCGATGCTTTGGTATATGAAGCTGATGGAAAAGCGTTGGTAAGAATCGGAAAAGTGGCTCCTGCATTATTAAAAGACTTTGATATTGATCAGGATTGCTTCTATGCTGAAATTGAGCTGGAATTTGCACAGGAATTACGTGCTAAGAATGAATTGAAGTTTAAAGACATTCCGAAGTTCAATAAAATCAGGAGAGACCTTGCATTATTGATTGATAAGAATGTAAACTACGAAGATTTATATCAGATTGCAAAAAAGAACAAGTCTCCATTCATCAAAAGTATTAACCTGTTTGATGTATATGAGGGCAAAAACCTTCCTGAAGGTAAGAAGTCATACGCTATGAGCTTTGAATTATTAAACGAAGAGAAAACCCTTGAAGAAAAGGAAATCACAGAAGTAATGGATTCTTTGATTAAATCTTTCCAGAAAGAATTCAATGCAGAATTAAGATCTTAA